A window of Diabrotica virgifera virgifera chromosome 9, PGI_DIABVI_V3a contains these coding sequences:
- the LOC126891167 gene encoding uncharacterized protein LOC126891167, with amino-acid sequence MDPLIQEYEFNDVNNTNNNLGPIFPTIDEYADIFHMNITRANCVHEMFKYYKDESIVEKNLSVIFEGEMGIDGGGLTKELFNLFFKKIENLYFHGEDCLVPFLSLNRVRKDKSNFTLIGRILEHMLLLTGSIPSKLSKIMLLLIADPLKEIDKNILVEEFYNFLNPCERLILKKAMSNFNSLNNKEKEILTNTFNSFQFYELPSCDEIFEQVASIASNTLVQTPKQFIDTLRLGINVEKYSSFWNKCDFGTLLDFQKPTPNKVANCLKAAGDFLTNEESKILHFLEMYVRCLHDEKIGQFVFVVTGSYQMPDSILIEFSTLVGLAQRPTFSTCTNTIHVPMTYSSYQQLKQDFILCLSSDEAYIYNNS; translated from the coding sequence ATGGATCCATTAATTCAAGAATATGAATTTAATGATGTTAACAATACAAACAATAACTTGGGACCCATTTTTCCTACTATCGACGAATATGCTGACATATTTCATATGAACATCACAAGAGCAAACTGTGTTCATGAGATGtttaaatattataaagatgAAAGTATAGTTGAAAAGAATTTGTCAGTAATATTTGAAGGTGAAATGGGAATAGATGGTGGAGGTTTAACCAAAGaactatttaatttattttttaagaaaatagaaAACCTTTATTTTCATGGTGAAGATTGTTTAGTGCCGTTTTTATCCCTAAATAGAGTTAGAAAAGATAAATCAAACTTTACACTTATAGGTAGAATTTTGGAGCACATGTTGCTATTAACTGGAAGTATTCCTTCCAAGTTGTCTAAAATAATGCTTTTGTTGATTGCAGATCCTCTCAAGGaaattgataaaaatatactTGTTGAAGAGTTTTACAATTTCTTAAACCCGTGTGAAAGGTTAATTTTAAAAAAAGCTATGAGTAattttaattctttaaacaaCAAAGAAAAGGAAATATTGACAAATACTTTTAATTCATTTCAGTTTTATGAACTGCCATCCTGTGATGAAATTTTTGAGCAAGTGGCCTCTATTGCATCGAATACTCTTGTACAAACGCCAAAACAATTTATAGATACACTGAGACTTGGAATTAATGTTGAAAAATACAGTTCATTTTGGAATAAATGCGATTTTGGAACCTTACTCGATTTCCAAAAACCCACTCCTAATAAGGTAGCTAATTGTTTAAAAGCGGCAGGTGACTTTTTGACCAATGAAGAGTCTAAAATTTTACATTTCTTAGAAATGTACGTAAGATGTTTGCATGATGAAAAAATTGGGCAGTTTGTTTTTGTAGTAACTGGTTCATATCAAATGCCAGATTCCATTTTGATTGAGTTCAGCACTTTGGTAGGTTTAGCACAACGTCCTACATTTAGTACATGTACAAACACTATACATGTACCAATGACTTACTCCAGTTATCAACAGTTAAAGCAAgattttattttgtgtttatcGTCTGACGAAGCATACATTTACAATAATTCTTAA